One window of Nostoc sp. C052 genomic DNA carries:
- the mutS gene encoding DNA mismatch repair protein MutS, giving the protein MTASHSETPSTRPDASTFISDHQQVDRSKLSQMYLHYVETKDKYPHAVLLYRVGDFFECYFQDAVKLAQELELVLTSKQAGEQGRVAMSGVPHHAWERYATMLVEKGYAVVICDQVEDASEAAGRLVRREVTRILTPGTLLEEGMLKSSRNNYLAAVVIAANHWGLAYADISTGEFLTTQGSDLEHLTQELMRLQPSEVLVPTNAPDLGSLLRPGETSPHLPECLPPSFCYSLRSQLPFSQGEARPRLLQKFKVRSLEGLGCDHLPLAVRAAGGLLEYLEDTQKENPVTLQRLRSYTVTDYLIVDNQTRRNLEITQTVRDGTFHGSLLWALDKTSTAMGGRALRRWLLQPLLDIKGIRARQDTIQELMENTPLRQDLRHLLRQIYDLERLTGRAGSGTANARDLVALADSLSRLPELSNLVIETRSPFLKALQKVPSVLEELAQKLHAHLVESPPILIKEGGLIRPSVNPLLDERKATVEADQQWIANLEVDERAKTGISTLKVGFNKTFGYYISISRSKADQVPANYIRKQTLTNEERYITPDLKEREARILTARDDLNQLEYEIFTSLREEVAQEAEVIRNLSRAVAAADVLCGLAELAVHQGYCRPEMLPGREINIVDGRHPVVEQSLPAGFFVPNSTQLGSEETNRRGAEDAEEKEKSFPAPDLIILTGPNASGKSCYLRQVGLIQLMAQIGSFVPARFARLGICDRIFTRVGAVDDLATGQSTFMVEMNETANILNHATSRSLVLLDEIGRGTATFDGLSIAWAVAEYIAVDIRSRTIFATHYHELNELASIIPNVANYQVTVKELPDQIIFLHQVQPGGADKSYGIEAGRLAGLPAVVIQRAKQVMGQIEKHSKIAMGLQNLDG; this is encoded by the coding sequence ATGACCGCTTCTCACTCTGAAACTCCATCTACCAGACCCGACGCGAGTACTTTTATTTCTGACCATCAACAGGTAGACCGCAGCAAGCTAAGTCAAATGTACCTGCACTATGTCGAGACGAAAGATAAATATCCTCACGCGGTATTGCTGTATCGGGTAGGAGATTTCTTTGAATGCTATTTCCAAGATGCTGTCAAACTAGCGCAAGAATTGGAATTAGTTCTCACTAGTAAGCAAGCTGGAGAACAGGGACGAGTGGCGATGTCTGGTGTTCCGCATCATGCTTGGGAACGCTATGCGACGATGCTGGTGGAAAAAGGCTATGCAGTAGTAATTTGTGACCAAGTGGAAGATGCTTCTGAAGCTGCTGGGAGATTGGTACGGCGGGAAGTAACGCGCATCCTGACTCCTGGTACTTTGCTGGAAGAGGGGATGCTCAAATCCAGTCGCAATAATTACTTAGCAGCAGTAGTAATTGCCGCAAATCATTGGGGTTTAGCTTATGCAGACATCTCCACAGGTGAATTTCTTACCACACAAGGTAGTGATTTAGAACATTTGACACAAGAATTAATGCGCCTGCAACCATCAGAGGTGCTGGTTCCGACAAATGCGCCCGATTTGGGGAGTTTGCTGCGTCCGGGAGAGACTTCACCACATCTGCCGGAGTGTTTGCCACCATCATTTTGTTATAGTTTGCGATCGCAACTACCATTTTCCCAAGGTGAAGCTAGACCTAGATTATTGCAGAAATTTAAGGTGCGATCGCTCGAAGGACTCGGTTGCGATCATCTTCCCCTCGCCGTTCGTGCGGCTGGCGGTCTTCTGGAATACCTGGAAGATACTCAAAAAGAAAACCCTGTTACTCTTCAGAGACTCCGCAGCTACACTGTCACCGACTACCTAATTGTTGACAATCAAACCCGCCGTAACCTAGAAATTACCCAAACCGTCCGGGATGGCACTTTTCACGGTTCCCTGCTTTGGGCGTTAGATAAAACAAGTACAGCGATGGGTGGGCGGGCTTTGCGGCGCTGGTTGTTGCAACCGCTACTTGATATTAAAGGTATTCGGGCGCGGCAAGATACCATCCAAGAATTGATGGAAAATACGCCTCTACGTCAAGATTTACGGCATTTGTTAAGGCAAATTTATGATTTGGAACGACTCACCGGAAGGGCGGGTTCTGGTACAGCGAATGCTAGAGATTTAGTAGCTTTGGCAGATTCCCTCTCACGCTTACCGGAATTATCCAACTTAGTAATTGAGACGCGTTCCCCCTTCCTGAAAGCTTTGCAGAAAGTCCCAAGTGTGTTGGAAGAATTGGCACAAAAGTTACACGCGCATCTTGTAGAGTCGCCACCCATACTAATTAAAGAAGGCGGACTAATTCGCCCCAGTGTAAATCCTCTTTTGGATGAGAGAAAGGCGACTGTAGAAGCAGACCAGCAATGGATTGCTAACTTAGAAGTTGATGAAAGAGCTAAGACAGGAATTTCGACACTGAAGGTAGGATTTAACAAAACTTTTGGTTATTATATCAGTATTTCCCGCAGCAAAGCTGACCAAGTACCCGCTAATTATATCCGCAAGCAAACCCTGACCAATGAAGAACGTTACATCACTCCTGATTTGAAGGAACGGGAAGCCCGGATTTTGACGGCGCGAGATGATTTAAATCAGTTGGAATATGAGATTTTTACGTCGTTGCGGGAAGAGGTAGCACAAGAGGCAGAAGTAATTCGCAATCTGTCTCGTGCAGTGGCGGCGGCGGATGTGTTGTGTGGTTTGGCTGAGTTGGCGGTGCATCAAGGTTACTGTCGTCCCGAAATGTTGCCAGGAAGGGAGATTAACATTGTTGATGGGCGTCATCCGGTGGTGGAACAGTCTTTACCTGCGGGATTTTTTGTGCCGAATTCGACGCAATTGGGAAGTGAGGAAACGAACCGCAGAGGCGCAGAGGACGCAGAGGAGAAGGAGAAGAGTTTTCCCGCACCTGACTTAATTATTTTGACTGGGCCAAATGCTAGCGGCAAAAGTTGTTATTTGCGGCAGGTGGGATTGATTCAGTTGATGGCGCAGATTGGTAGTTTTGTACCAGCTAGATTTGCCAGATTGGGAATATGCGATCGCATTTTTACCCGTGTTGGTGCAGTAGATGATTTAGCAACTGGTCAATCTACCTTTATGGTGGAAATGAATGAAACCGCAAATATTCTCAACCATGCTACATCTAGGTCGCTGGTATTGTTAGATGAAATTGGCCGCGGGACAGCAACATTTGATGGTCTTTCCATCGCTTGGGCGGTGGCAGAATATATAGCAGTTGATATTCGGTCACGCACAATTTTTGCCACGCATTACCACGAGTTAAATGAACTGGCTAGCATTATCCCGAATGTCGCTAACTATCAGGTGACGGTGAAAGAATTACCCGACCAAATTATCTTTTTGCACCAAGTCCAACCAGGAGGTGCTGATAAGTCTTATGGAATTGAAGCGGGAAGATTAGCGGGTTTACCGGCTGTAGTTATTCAACGGGCAAAACAAGTGATGGGGCAAATTGAAAAACACAGTAAGATTGCGATGGGGCTGCAAAATCTTGATGGGTAA
- a CDS encoding peptidylprolyl isomerase, producing the protein MSFPEINIPGDGKLHARLITSLGEIVVRLEEERTPNTVKNFVGLATGTIDWKDPKTGESGKGTPAYDGVRFHRVIPNFMIQCGDPLSRYLDTANRWGTGGPGYQFQDEFHPELRHTRAGILSMANAGRGTNGSQWFITEAPTPHLDNKHSVFGEVVQGLDIVKKIANVPTTRDRPNQEVVLQKVEIFRQ; encoded by the coding sequence ATGAGCTTTCCAGAAATTAATATTCCCGGTGATGGCAAGCTGCACGCTCGCTTAATTACTTCCTTGGGTGAAATTGTAGTTCGTTTGGAAGAAGAGCGAACCCCCAACACCGTCAAAAATTTTGTCGGTCTAGCAACCGGAACAATCGACTGGAAAGACCCTAAAACTGGTGAATCTGGTAAGGGAACTCCAGCTTACGATGGGGTGCGCTTTCACCGAGTCATCCCTAATTTTATGATTCAGTGTGGCGATCCTCTGAGTCGTTATCTAGATACAGCCAACCGATGGGGTACTGGTGGCCCAGGATATCAATTTCAGGATGAGTTTCATCCTGAATTGAGACACACTCGTGCAGGTATCCTGTCGATGGCTAATGCCGGACGCGGTACTAATGGTTCGCAATGGTTCATTACAGAAGCACCAACGCCTCACCTTGACAACAAACACAGTGTTTTTGGTGAAGTTGTCCAAGGTCTAGATATAGTCAAGAAGATTGCTAATGTACCTACAACTAGAGATCGTCCAAATCAAGAAGTGGTGTTACAAAAAGTAGAAATTTTTCGGCAGTAA
- a CDS encoding primary-amine oxidase, protein MIKRLKRFLWLSIAIISIISISIGLMETLMAQQPSISHPLTSLTESEISTAVSVIKREKTLSEMAAFPLIALQEPDKEEVLKFTPGKDFGRKAFLVIYERSQNKTYEGIVDITSKTLSSWKEIPSVQPAIVNSEYELATQVVKADPRWQKAMQKRGITDFDQVKISWWAPGIQSQQEEATGNRLCRGLSYYKGKAWNYYGSPIEGVVATVNLNTGKIASFIDQGNVPFSKENWNYDIKSLGQLLSPLKALKILQPNGANFQIKDNEISWQGWKFRYSMHPRNGLMLYQVAYNDGENIRPVLYRASLSEMVVPYGDPEPTWSFRNAFDVGEYNLGLLANTMELGKEIPENGLLLNAVFANEQGEPYKMPGVIGIYERDRGMLWKHYEYNTQRNDVRRSRELVMTMTVAVDNYDYSLNWIFHQDGTLEVQNELTGIVLAQGTAAQKQSEDNSYGRLIAKNIFGVNHQHFFNYRLDFDVDGQANSVMEMNVKALPMDEKNPLGNAIALSETPLAKETSAVRDLDLKSSREWMIVSADKKNALGAAPGYMLMPGGNSMFFPVEGSKIRERAEFATHHVWVTKYKPNELYAGGDYPNQTKPGQGLPKYIADDEALMGEDIVLWYTMGVTHIPRSEDWPVMPVHQVGFKLVPRGFFSRNPAINLPE, encoded by the coding sequence ATGATTAAGCGGCTAAAGCGTTTTTTGTGGCTATCTATTGCGATCATTTCCATTATTTCTATCTCAATTGGATTAATGGAAACATTGATGGCTCAACAGCCTTCGATTTCCCATCCTCTCACTTCGCTAACTGAGTCAGAAATTAGTACAGCTGTTTCGGTCATCAAAAGAGAAAAAACTTTGAGCGAAATGGCAGCTTTTCCACTGATTGCTTTACAAGAACCAGATAAAGAAGAAGTTCTAAAATTTACACCTGGTAAAGATTTTGGGCGAAAAGCTTTTTTGGTAATCTATGAGCGATCGCAAAACAAAACATACGAGGGTATCGTAGACATCACAAGCAAAACTTTAAGTTCTTGGAAAGAAATACCCTCTGTTCAACCTGCGATCGTTAATTCAGAATATGAACTAGCAACTCAGGTAGTTAAAGCCGATCCGCGATGGCAAAAAGCAATGCAAAAGCGGGGAATTACCGATTTTGATCAAGTCAAAATTAGTTGGTGGGCACCAGGAATCCAGAGTCAACAAGAAGAAGCAACAGGTAATCGTCTTTGTCGCGGCTTATCTTACTACAAAGGCAAAGCCTGGAACTATTATGGTAGTCCCATTGAAGGAGTCGTAGCAACAGTTAATTTGAACACGGGTAAAATCGCCAGTTTTATTGATCAAGGAAACGTACCTTTCTCTAAAGAAAATTGGAACTACGATATTAAGTCCTTGGGCCAATTACTTTCACCACTGAAAGCATTGAAGATTCTCCAACCTAATGGTGCAAATTTTCAGATCAAAGACAATGAAATTAGCTGGCAAGGTTGGAAATTTCGCTATTCAATGCATCCTCGTAATGGATTAATGCTGTACCAAGTAGCATACAACGACGGGGAAAACATTCGACCAGTTTTATACCGTGCTAGCCTATCAGAAATGGTAGTACCTTATGGCGATCCTGAGCCTACTTGGTCTTTTAGAAATGCCTTTGATGTTGGAGAATACAACTTAGGTTTACTAGCAAATACGATGGAATTGGGTAAGGAAATTCCCGAAAACGGTTTGTTGCTAAATGCTGTATTTGCTAATGAGCAGGGAGAACCTTATAAGATGCCGGGGGTGATCGGTATCTATGAGCGCGATCGCGGAATGCTCTGGAAACATTATGAGTATAATACTCAGCGTAATGATGTCCGTCGCAGTCGAGAATTAGTGATGACGATGACGGTAGCTGTTGACAACTATGATTACAGCCTTAATTGGATTTTTCACCAAGATGGGACTTTGGAAGTCCAAAATGAGTTAACAGGTATCGTACTGGCGCAGGGAACGGCTGCTCAAAAGCAATCTGAAGATAATTCTTATGGTCGGTTAATTGCTAAGAATATCTTTGGAGTAAATCACCAGCATTTTTTCAACTATCGCCTAGATTTCGATGTCGATGGTCAGGCGAATTCCGTGATGGAAATGAATGTGAAAGCTTTACCGATGGATGAGAAAAACCCTTTAGGAAATGCGATCGCACTTTCAGAAACCCCACTAGCCAAAGAAACGTCTGCGGTGCGCGATTTGGATCTGAAAAGCAGTCGGGAATGGATGATTGTTAGTGCAGACAAAAAGAATGCTCTCGGTGCTGCGCCTGGATATATGCTGATGCCTGGTGGAAACTCGATGTTTTTCCCTGTGGAAGGCTCAAAAATCCGAGAACGAGCAGAATTTGCGACTCATCACGTCTGGGTAACAAAATATAAACCTAATGAACTTTATGCTGGGGGAGATTATCCCAACCAAACTAAACCAGGACAGGGTTTGCCCAAATATATTGCAGACGATGAAGCCTTGATGGGTGAAGATATCGTACTGTGGTACACAATGGGCGTAACTCATATTCCGCGATCGGAAGATTGGCCTGTGATGCCTGTTCACCAAGTTGGCTTTAAGCTAGTCCCTAGAGGATTCTTTAGCCGGAATCCAGCGATAAATTTACCTGAGTAA
- a CDS encoding tetratricopeptide repeat protein, whose amino-acid sequence MDNSLAVVYLSILVVILTIAAVSVFRQIFKTRKVEGSFARLRKKLEKEKGTTQEYYELGSIYSEKKLYSQAIALFQKALKAAEEEEEENIAPIYNGLGYIYFIQEQYDLAIRQYKEALKSKPDYVTGLNNLAHAYEKKKLTTQALQTYEEALKFDPNNSIAKRRAESLRRLVSA is encoded by the coding sequence ATGGATAACAGTCTAGCCGTTGTTTATCTCTCAATTTTGGTGGTTATACTCACAATTGCAGCCGTGAGTGTGTTTCGCCAGATTTTCAAAACTCGCAAGGTTGAAGGCTCTTTTGCAAGATTGCGAAAGAAGTTAGAGAAAGAAAAAGGCACGACTCAAGAATATTATGAGTTAGGCAGTATTTATTCAGAAAAAAAATTGTACTCTCAAGCGATCGCGCTATTTCAAAAAGCTCTCAAAGCTGCTGAAGAAGAGGAAGAAGAAAATATCGCCCCTATTTACAACGGGCTAGGCTATATTTATTTTATCCAAGAGCAATATGACTTAGCAATTCGTCAGTACAAAGAAGCTCTCAAATCTAAACCAGACTATGTTACAGGATTGAACAATCTCGCTCACGCCTACGAGAAGAAAAAGTTAACTACTCAGGCGTTGCAAACTTATGAAGAAGCACTAAAGTTTGATCCAAATAACTCTATTGCGAAACGTCGTGCTGAATCTTTACGACGTTTGGTTTCTGCTTAA
- a CDS encoding transporter substrate-binding domain-containing protein, with the protein MYNRCSRWQIMTRLHLVLSASIFLIFCFSIVGTELNASAAEMSEIQQRGYLNVAVKDNLRPLGFKDGNGNLQGLEIDLAKRLAVDLVGKADGVKFQPVANRDRLSVVLDKKVDFAIARVTATESRSRIVSFSVPYYLDGTLLVTKDTSVQQLNDLAKQKIAVLNNSSTIAKVRYYLPNAELVGVNSYEEAREEIENNAVAAFAADASVLSGWVQQYPQYRLLPTKLSTEPLSIVMPKGLQYDEFRRNVNQAIARYLEQGWLQQRAQYWGLP; encoded by the coding sequence ATGTATAACAGATGTAGCAGATGGCAAATAATGACTCGGTTACATCTGGTATTATCCGCCAGTATTTTTTTGATTTTTTGCTTTTCCATAGTGGGGACGGAATTAAATGCATCTGCTGCCGAAATGTCAGAAATTCAGCAGCGGGGGTATTTAAATGTTGCCGTTAAAGATAACTTGCGTCCCTTGGGATTTAAAGATGGTAACGGGAATTTGCAAGGCTTAGAAATTGACTTAGCAAAGCGTTTGGCAGTTGACTTGGTTGGTAAAGCCGATGGTGTCAAATTTCAGCCTGTAGCGAATCGCGATCGCTTGTCTGTAGTCTTAGACAAAAAAGTTGATTTTGCGATCGCTAGAGTCACAGCAACCGAATCACGCAGTCGCATAGTTAGTTTCAGTGTTCCCTACTATTTGGATGGCACTTTATTAGTTACAAAAGATACCTCCGTGCAGCAGTTGAATGATTTGGCAAAACAAAAAATTGCCGTACTCAACAACTCCAGTACCATCGCGAAAGTGCGGTACTATCTGCCAAACGCCGAGTTAGTAGGAGTAAATTCTTATGAAGAAGCGCGAGAGGAAATAGAAAATAATGCCGTTGCTGCCTTTGCCGCAGATGCTAGCGTTTTGAGCGGTTGGGTACAACAATATCCTCAATATCGGCTACTGCCAACCAAGCTATCAACAGAACCCTTGTCTATAGTAATGCCCAAGGGATTGCAATACGATGAGTTTAGACGAAATGTGAATCAAGCGATCGCTCGTTACTTAGAACAAGGTTGGCTCCAGCAACGCGCTCAATATTGGGGTTTACCATAA
- the rplT gene encoding 50S ribosomal protein L20, with protein MTRVKRGNVARKRRNKILKLAKGFRGSHSTLFRTANQQVMKALRSAYRDRKKKKRDFRRLWITRINAASRQHGLSYSQLIGNLKKADIQLNRKMLAQLAVLDPASFGKVAELAIQAKG; from the coding sequence ATGACTCGGGTAAAACGCGGTAATGTAGCTCGGAAGCGCCGCAATAAAATTCTCAAACTAGCTAAAGGTTTTCGTGGTTCCCATTCAACTCTGTTTAGAACCGCCAACCAACAAGTGATGAAGGCGCTACGGAGTGCCTACCGCGATCGCAAAAAGAAAAAGCGCGATTTTCGTCGCCTCTGGATCACCCGGATCAACGCTGCTTCCAGGCAACACGGCTTGAGTTACAGCCAGTTGATCGGTAACTTGAAAAAAGCTGATATCCAACTCAATCGCAAGATGTTGGCGCAATTGGCAGTCCTCGATCCAGCTAGCTTCGGCAAAGTTGCGGAATTAGCAATTCAAGCTAAAGGATAA
- the rpmI gene encoding 50S ribosomal protein L35, whose amino-acid sequence MPKLKTRKAAAKRFRATGTGKIVRRKAFKSHLLEHKSSSKKRSLRQSTLVHERDELNVRLMLPYL is encoded by the coding sequence ATGCCTAAACTAAAGACTCGTAAAGCTGCGGCAAAACGATTCCGTGCCACCGGTACCGGCAAAATCGTCCGTCGTAAAGCGTTCAAAAGCCACCTTTTAGAACATAAAAGTTCTAGCAAAAAGCGTAGCCTGCGTCAGAGTACCCTTGTACATGAACGCGATGAACTCAACGTGCGCTTGATGCTCCCATATTTGTAA
- a CDS encoding ATP-dependent helicase: protein MSDFNFTIPVVQELLDSELSERSPVPSLQEKILAIRNSLRPGQQQMADWQSGPLAISAVPGAGKSTGMAAAAAIAIARQYERSSSRRQLVVVTFTRSAAANIKAKIRKFLRDDLHLPQTGFFVYTLHGLALNIANRHSDLSGLQLENVTLITPTQSHRFIRTAVEQWIANNPDRYLRLLEGHQFDGEETERLRRQSVLRTEVLPELANTVIHEAKSSGISPELLRKWSKQTTDEYGILNVAAGLYEQYQNLMRSRDFIDYDDMILAALRVLENDSARRVEQNQVFAVFEDEAQDSSPLQTQLLEILASDGGDEAGSRGQGAGGRERIITPQSSIISHQSTLNLVRVGDPNQAINSTFTPADPIYFRQFCEECDRIERLATMDRAGRSTRIIIEAANFALKWINNQWLAATNNKQQTQGNRQVPFRLQTIRPVEAGDPQTNANPAPVGRGLELYTPDDIHHTVKLLSQRVIELFGEDPTKNSAAVLVRENRQGRWLTEALTSVCKEHNITLYDVGERDRRSHVPQEILALLQFCDRPHSPDYLKAALEALVQRQLIPTQDLNALASLPEEFLYPGPLAAPQPETVQKAARLCRSLLRARLELPLYQLISFLALTLNYDQAELATADKLAERVNQQIAGNSSMGGMLSALSEIVSSERFEPVETEDSEERYTRRGQLTIITMHKAKGLDWDYVFLPFLHENLIPGRFWVPPQSQFLGDFTLSEVARAQIRATLHEESVIPDVSQAWEVAKNLKTSEEYRLLYVAMTRAKLLLWMSAAQKAPFTWSKPDNLQEQAPCPVFPALKRQFPECVINLAVMSKQA, encoded by the coding sequence ATGTCCGACTTTAATTTTACTATTCCTGTTGTTCAAGAATTACTTGACTCAGAATTGTCTGAGCGATCGCCTGTTCCTTCTTTACAAGAGAAAATTCTCGCAATCCGCAACAGTCTACGCCCTGGACAGCAGCAAATGGCTGACTGGCAATCTGGGCCTTTGGCGATTTCTGCCGTTCCGGGTGCAGGGAAATCTACGGGTATGGCGGCGGCGGCGGCGATCGCGATCGCCCGTCAGTATGAGCGTTCATCTTCTCGTCGTCAGTTGGTAGTCGTTACCTTTACCCGCTCTGCTGCTGCCAATATTAAAGCCAAGATTCGCAAATTTTTACGAGATGATTTACATCTACCCCAGACGGGCTTTTTTGTCTATACCCTGCATGGTTTAGCGTTGAACATTGCTAACCGCCATTCTGATTTGTCGGGTTTGCAGTTAGAAAATGTCACATTAATTACACCAACCCAAAGTCACCGCTTTATCAGAACTGCTGTAGAACAATGGATTGCAAATAATCCAGACCGATATTTGCGGTTATTAGAAGGTCATCAATTTGACGGAGAAGAGACAGAAAGGTTGCGTCGTCAATCGGTGCTGCGAACAGAAGTATTACCAGAATTAGCAAATACGGTAATTCATGAAGCAAAAAGTTCTGGGATATCACCAGAATTGTTACGTAAGTGGAGTAAGCAAACCACAGACGAATATGGAATTTTGAATGTCGCGGCGGGATTGTACGAACAATATCAAAACTTAATGCGATCGCGTGACTTCATTGATTACGACGATATGATTTTAGCCGCACTGCGCGTTTTAGAAAATGACAGTGCCCGTCGCGTTGAGCAAAATCAAGTATTTGCCGTCTTTGAAGATGAAGCCCAAGATTCTAGCCCTCTTCAGACGCAGTTGTTAGAAATTTTGGCAAGTGATGGGGGAGATGAGGCAGGGAGCAGGGGGCAGGGGGCAGGGGGCAGGGAGAGAATAATAACTCCTCAATCATCAATCATCAGTCATCAGTCAACACTCAATTTAGTCCGAGTTGGCGATCCTAACCAGGCGATTAACTCTACTTTCACCCCAGCTGATCCAATTTATTTTCGGCAATTTTGCGAAGAGTGCGATCGCATCGAACGATTGGCAACGATGGATCGAGCCGGTCGCAGTACTAGAATTATCATTGAAGCCGCTAACTTTGCCCTCAAATGGATTAATAATCAGTGGTTAGCGGCAACCAACAACAAACAACAAACTCAGGGTAATCGACAAGTACCATTTCGCTTGCAGACAATTCGCCCCGTAGAAGCTGGCGATCCGCAAACTAACGCCAACCCCGCACCAGTAGGGCGAGGACTGGAACTTTATACACCCGATGATATTCATCACACCGTTAAATTGTTATCTCAAAGGGTAATTGAGTTATTTGGCGAAGACCCAACAAAAAATAGTGCAGCAGTTTTAGTCCGAGAAAATCGTCAAGGAAGATGGTTAACAGAGGCTCTGACATCTGTATGTAAAGAGCATAATATTACACTTTATGATGTCGGCGAACGCGATCGCCGTTCCCATGTTCCTCAAGAAATTTTGGCATTATTGCAATTTTGCGATCGCCCCCACTCCCCCGATTACCTCAAAGCCGCCCTAGAAGCATTAGTACAGCGCCAGTTAATTCCTACCCAAGACCTCAACGCCCTTGCTAGTCTTCCAGAAGAGTTTTTGTATCCTGGCCCCCTAGCAGCACCCCAGCCAGAAACAGTACAAAAAGCTGCACGCTTATGTCGTAGTCTACTCCGCGCTCGTTTGGAATTGCCCTTATACCAGCTAATTTCCTTTCTGGCTTTGACCTTAAATTACGATCAGGCAGAATTGGCAACAGCTGACAAACTCGCAGAACGGGTTAACCAGCAAATAGCTGGCAACAGTTCGATGGGGGGAATGCTTTCAGCTTTAAGTGAAATCGTTAGTTCCGAACGTTTTGAACCAGTGGAAACCGAGGATTCAGAAGAACGTTACACCCGTCGCGGCCAACTGACGATTATCACCATGCACAAAGCAAAAGGGCTGGATTGGGACTATGTATTTCTTCCCTTTCTCCACGAAAACTTGATTCCTGGGAGATTTTGGGTTCCTCCCCAAAGCCAATTTTTAGGCGACTTTACCTTATCAGAAGTAGCCCGCGCCCAAATTCGCGCTACTCTCCATGAAGAATCTGTCATACCGGATGTTAGTCAGGCATGGGAGGTAGCAAAAAATTTGAAAACATCTGAAGAGTATCGTTTACTCTATGTTGCCATGACACGAGCCAAGCTGCTGTTGTGGATGTCTGCGGCACAGAAAGCCCCCTTTACTTGGAGTAAACCGGACAATTTACAAGAACAAGCTCCTTGTCCGGTGTTTCCAGCCTTAAAACGCCAGTTTCCTGAATGTGTGATTAATTTAGCAGTAATGAGCAAACAAGCCTGA
- a CDS encoding succinylglutamate desuccinylase/aspartoacylase family protein, whose product MLPVIEKIVLRQMASGDRLFLQVYKFVGAKPGKKVYIQSNLHGAEIAGNAVIHQLIEFLLTINDTDLTGEIWLVPVCNPMGTNERAHHFSPGRYCIYEAKDWNRIFWDYEKEADNLVAFTKSQLHIDLEVVRQNYLTIIKQQFAKILEKINSPNSVPYTELFGYKLQNLSLDADYLIDLHSSTNHAVDYLYYFRNREDSAKYFLLDFGILLDKYDGDAFDEAFIKPWLALEACFKSFGREIKFDVEAWTLELGTGMQMNSDSVAKGVRGVKNYLAQKGVLQIPNSSNDTKNHEMTFASSSNRKKYYAIAGGMIQSRIELGSRIKAGEKLYQILSFNKEGKLPTVIDVCAQQDGLVYDVATNQAVNEGEFVLGVIS is encoded by the coding sequence ATGCTACCAGTTATTGAAAAAATTGTATTACGTCAAATGGCTTCGGGCGATCGCCTGTTTCTCCAAGTTTACAAGTTCGTTGGCGCTAAACCTGGTAAAAAAGTTTACATCCAATCTAATCTACACGGTGCAGAAATTGCTGGTAATGCTGTTATTCACCAACTAATTGAGTTTTTATTAACAATAAATGATACAGATTTAACTGGAGAAATTTGGCTAGTTCCCGTTTGTAATCCAATGGGGACGAATGAGCGCGCTCATCATTTTTCCCCTGGACGTTACTGTATTTACGAAGCTAAGGACTGGAATCGCATATTTTGGGACTACGAAAAAGAAGCTGATAATTTAGTAGCTTTTACTAAATCTCAACTTCATATCGATCTAGAGGTCGTTCGACAAAATTATCTAACTATAATTAAGCAACAATTCGCAAAAATTTTAGAAAAAATTAATTCTCCTAATTCTGTTCCTTATACTGAGCTTTTTGGCTACAAACTACAAAATCTCAGTTTAGATGCAGACTACTTAATTGATTTACATAGTTCTACCAATCACGCTGTAGACTACCTTTATTACTTCCGAAATCGAGAAGATAGTGCAAAATACTTCCTGCTTGATTTCGGAATTTTACTTGATAAATATGATGGTGATGCTTTTGATGAAGCTTTTATCAAACCTTGGTTAGCATTGGAAGCTTGTTTTAAAAGCTTTGGTAGAGAAATCAAGTTTGATGTGGAAGCTTGGACACTAGAATTGGGAACAGGAATGCAAATGAACTCTGATTCAGTTGCTAAAGGTGTGCGGGGTGTAAAAAATTATTTAGCGCAAAAAGGTGTACTGCAAATTCCTAATTCATCGAATGATACAAAAAACCATGAGATGACTTTTGCATCCAGCAGCAACCGGAAAAAATATTATGCGATCGCAGGTGGCATGATTCAATCTAGAATTGAGTTAGGTAGTAGAATTAAAGCTGGAGAAAAGCTGTATCAAATTCTCAGTTTTAATAAAGAAGGAAAGTTGCCTACTGTAATTGATGTTTGCGCTCAACAAGATGGATTAGTTTATGATGTCGCAACTAATCAAGCTGTGAATGAAGGTGAATTTGTATTGGGAGTTATTAGTTAG